DNA sequence from the Vicia villosa cultivar HV-30 ecotype Madison, WI linkage group LG3, Vvil1.0, whole genome shotgun sequence genome:
AAGAGTTTCACGGACAATTATGGGAATATCTTGACTTTGTTGGAAACCGTGGTTGATACTCCTGCTTTGCAAACTTTGATGCAATTTTATGATCCTGAAATGAGGTGTTTCACGTTCCAGGATTACCAGTTGGCTCCGACATTGGAAGAGTACTCTATTATTCTTAATCTCAAGGTAAAAAACGAAGTGCCATTCATCGACATTCCTAAAGAGGTGAATTTCAAGTTGATTGCtgttgctctttatttgagcataaaagAAGTATCTGATAATTGGAAGTCGAACGGAGGTGTCTCGGGGTTCTCTTTGAAGTTCTTGGTGAGAAAAGCTAAAGAAGAATTTGAGAAAAAGAATTGGAATGCGTATAATGCCTTGCTTGCTGTAGCCATTTATGGGATTGTGATGTTCCCAAGTGTTCCTAATTTTGTAGACTCAGCTGCAGTGCACATCTTCATGGGAAAGAATCCTATCCCTACATTGTTGGCCGATACTTATTATGCCGTTCATTCCCGATATGAGAAAAGTGGTGGTGCCATCACTTGTTGCCTTCAGTTGTTGTTCATCTGGTTCCTCTCTTTGTTGCCCAGCAAAGGACCTTTTGTGAAGACAAGGGATACGCTCAAGTGGACACACAGGATTATGTCACTTACTTCTTATGATATTCAGTGGCAAAGGTACCGAATTAATGTTTCCGAGGTGATAGTTGGGTGCGGGGAGTTTGACAATGTTCCTTTGATTGGTAATAGAGGTTGCATCAATTACAATCCCGTGGTATCCTTGCGTCAGTTGGGGTATACTTTGAAGGACAAACCGGCGGATCATTTGATAGCGGAGACGATCTATTTTGAGAAGGGGTCGGATCCGGAGAAATTGGAGAGGATAATTGTGGCTTGGAAGAAGATCCGTAAGCATTATGGAGCCCATTTAGGAAAGAAAGAATCGCTTGCTCTGACACCGTATGTTAAGTGGATTGAAAAGCGAGTCGGAAGTTTGTTGGTGCCATATGATAGAGTTGCACCacttcaaaagcaacctcctttgaTTCTATCTGAATTTCTGCCGACAGAGCTTTACAAGAATGCTTTGGCTACTAACTACAGGTTGCACGAAAGAGAGCAAGAGAccaatttgaagttctttgaaGAAAGAGACGCAAAGATGAGGTTAATGCATCAACTCAAGCAAGTCGAAGGCGCAAGTTCAAGTCAAGCCAGTACCCGGAGGCGTCCCTATGAGTTGTTAGAGGAAGATTTGTATCACAAGCAGCAAGAGTGTCTACAGTTACAGAGATCAGAGAGTAGCCTCAAGAGGCAGAAGCGGGATTCAGATAAACAGCTAGCAGAAGAGAAGGCTAAGACTGCTCGACTTGAAGAAGAACTAAGAAGACTCCGAGCCCAGCGGAGAGGAGATGGAGGAGCTCATTCTGTTACCAGGCGATCCTAGTGTCGTTGTGGAGTGGATTTGTTTGATCCATGATGGTTGATTTGATGTTTATGCttgatatttgtcgcccatgtccaggattgttggatggggtcgcattTTGATGTTCTGAATTTCTTTTGTACGCCTTATGAGCACATTGTGACACGGTtatgtgttttgtttgtatgaactCAAATTCTCAGTTATGTTGGAATGAAGTATGCTCAGTTTGCTGAATTATTCTTGTGTGTGGATTGTTGTTCAAATATATTCGGTATTAGGGTTtctatgtcctatctgaaagtgggatgaactcttggatacctaaaaattgacaaacattttatgcatatcattcatatatcatacatgtcatatatttgcgggttttgcaggtcttatatcttatgtcttgctgttttgttatcagaaggagttctaagacggctaatcacccgtatccgaccaggagcaatcagagaaggcagatggaacagattcaggaacaaatggcagagatgagagctcaactgacagagcagatgaatgcgcagatggcgcagtttatggaagcattgactaatgtgaccaaggggcAGGATGACTTGCGAGTTCTCGTCGAGAACTCCAGAAGGAATGAGAATGGAGGACATCGAGGGTTGTTTGACGATGTGTTTGGAAGGATTGATGATCATCATGATCCGAATGAGTTTGATCACGTGGGAGGACACTTtaatcctttcaatcagcatcacgggtttccacctccacctccgtctcgtctgttgggaaggagagataatcaaaaccgtggtaatttggatttcaatgttgaGAACTTTGATCAGGTATCAAGGCATAGTGCTGATGGTGCACATGATGAAGTTGAAAGGTATCGTCTGATTGAGGAACGTCTCAGGGCtgttgaaggcaaaggggtgttaggcatggatatcaatgacttggggttggttcctggtgtgaggattccaccgaaattcaaagttccatcttttgacaaatacaGTGGGGCGACTTGTCCCATGACTCATGTCAAGGCTTATTATCGCAAGATGTCAGTATATTCTGAGGATGAGGGTTTtctaatgcatttcttccaggatagcttGGCTGGGGCTTCCTTGGAGTGGTATGTTCAACTTGAGCGCACTCATAtccattcttggagagatcttgtggaggATTTTATTAAGCACTATCAGTACAATGTTGATATGGCACCCAACAGGACCCAGTTGCAGAGTTTGGTTCAGGggtctaaagaatctttcaaagagtaAGCTCAGAAGTGGCGCGAGTTAGCTGCGAGGGTTCAACCACCGATGACTGAGCGTGAGATGATTGATATGTTCACCAGTACTTTGTCTGGACACTATTACTTGGCTTGCAGTGCTTCAGCCAACTTTtctgaaatggtgagatatggTGAACGAGTTGAGATGGGTCtaaagatggggaaaattcagTTGGGAGCTTCTTCTAATTCTGCTGGTGGTAAGAAGCAAGCTGAGGGTTATGCCAGAAGGAAGGAAGGAAATGCGGATGGCATATATGGAAGAAGGGGTTCAGGGAGAAGCAATTCACAGGTTAATGCTGTTATGATCCCAGTgccgcaacaacaacaacagcagcagGGACAGTGTTCCAATAATGATCGCTATCCTCCCAGGACTAGGCCTCATAGAAAGATTGATCCGATTCCCATGACCTATGCTCAGGTGTtgcaacatttgctcaagattgagAAAATTACTTTGAGAGCTGCTCCGAATGCTCCAGACACACAATCTCCGAATTACAATGCAAACGCACGATGTGCTTTCCATTCAGGTGCCGCTGGGCATGATACAGAGAGGTGCATTGCGTTGAAGAACAAAGTCCAGGACttgttggatcaaaagattattcaattcactcctacacccaatattgtcaataatcCGATGCCTACTCACGGAGGTTCGGGTGTGAATGCCATTGAGAGTGAAGAGATAAGGGTTGTATCTGATGTGAGCTGTTTGACTTTTCCTCTTGTATCTGTGAAGCAACATCTGATTAATAGCGGTATCTTCCCGGGCTGTGGGGTTGATTGCGAGAATTGCAAAAGTCAACCTGAAGGTTGTGCTGATTTGAAAAGTATGGTACAAAAGCTGATTGATGAGGGTCCTCTTCAGTTCTATCGAAGGTTGAGAGGTGCGAAGAGTAAGGATGGAGAAGTGTCTGTGATCTCAATTCCTTATGATCCAGTTGTTCCAATATGTATCCAAGTGCCTATTCAGATACCTGTCAGTATTCCATATGAGGAACAACCAGCGGCGTTAATGATTATAGTGCCAAGGCCTATTCCGTATGAGAGTGAGAAGGCCATCCCTTGGCATTATGGTTCAGACGTATATTACTATGGCACGAAGGAGGAAGGCGAGCCATCTAAAGAGAAACTTGTTGAGGCCTCAGTTACAAACACTGATAACTTCGCCGGCACTGGTAGGATCACTCGCAGTGGTAGGGTGTTCTCCCCTCAGCTTGTTCAAAAcaatgcagatgctttggctaaggcCAAAGGAAAACAAGTAGTGACTGATGTCCAGAATTCTCCGACCCAAAATGGGGCACCTGATAGTGCTGTGTCTTCCAAGGATTTGGAAGAATTATTGAGAATCATCAGGAAGTCTGATTACAAggttgttgagcagttgggtcagacccaatCAAAGATTTCTATCTTGCAACTGctgatgtgttcagaaggtcatagagatgctctcttgagaaccctgaatggtgcttacgtcccgcatgaaatatctgtgagTCAGCTAGAAgcggtagccaataatatctccgctgggaacggtttgggatttacggatcgtgatcttcctccagaagggagaaaccataacaaggctttgcatatttcgattgaatgtaaggggacgactttgtcccgtgttttggttgatactgggtcttctttgaATGTACTTCCCAAGTAAGCCCTCATGCGAATTGACTATGCGGGTGTTGAGTTAAGACCTCGTGATTTGGGGGTGCGCGCCTTtgacggttcaaggaggtctgtgttcggagaggtagatctaccaatccaAGTGGGTCCTCAGATATTTACCACAACcttctatgtgatggatattcaacccgcttactgttgtttgttgggacgaccgtggattcacaaggctggtgcGGTGACATCCACTctccatcagaagttgaagtatctagttgacggtaaagtggtgacggtttatggtgaagaagattatatcgtaagtcacttgtcctctttccgataTGTAGAGATCGAAGGTGAGATACATGAGACGCCATTCCAAGAGTTTGAGGCTGTGAATGCTGTGAGAATTCCTCCTTATGAGATAACGAAGTCAGAAACGGTTATGTCCTCTTTGAAAGATGCTCAGGTTGTCGTTGAGACTGGAAGAGTGGAAGgttgggggcaagtaattgatgtGCGTCCTAAATTTGAtaagaatggtcttggtttcaatCCTAGAAAGCAGAATGCATCGCCCAAGTTTGGTATTCTTAGTCCGATCAAGTTCGTAAGTGGTGGTATCATTCAAGACGGTCAGGTTGacgccattgtcaatggtgaagaggtggatagtgattgtgactttgataactggattcgtccaagtattcttGGAGAAATGCCTAGcaactggacaattgaagatgtcatccaagttacacaagctcaggagtaaattccttgtttttacttttcttatcatgacataattcctacgctctgcccaaggcgtagtgaatcatttgtagggccatgcagttcgcatttttcaaagttaatcatgaaataaaaggacgtttttgcattcaaatgttttgctctttgtctttcttttaactttttcctttaaatggcaatgtttttgcacacacttgcacatagcttaataaaaataaaactaaaataaaacatcaatcatgcaaaTGTTCCACCACCACagattccattggtaacagttccgctattgctcattatgattttgacaatccgatttaccaagccgaggaggaagcttatgaagattgtgatcttcCCGACGAGTTGGCtagattgttgaaacaggaaaagaaagcgattcagccgcatcaagaggcaatcgagatggtaaatgttggcactaaagagcaagtcagagaagtcaaaataggggctgcgcttgagaatagtgtgaagcggaggcttattgatatgttgaaagagtatgcagatatctttgcttggtcctatgaggatatgccttgtcttgatacagatattgtggtacatcgtctacctctcaaggaagatagtcctcctgtcaagcagaagcttcgaaggactcgcccagatatgtctgagaagattaagaaagaggttgagaaacaatttgatgctggctttctacaagttgtgaattacccgccgtgggttgcgaatattgttcctgtacctaagaaggacggaaaggtcaggatgtgtgttgactatagagacttgaatagggcgagtccgaaagatgatttccctcttccccatattgatgtgctggtggataatactgctcctttgaaagtgttttccttcatggatggcttctctgggtacaatcagatcaagatggcaccagaagacatggagaaaacaacgtttattacaccgtggggaactttctgctataaagtcatgccttttgggttgaaaaacgcaggggcaacgtatcagcgcgccatggtgactctttttcatgacatgattcacaaagagattgaagtgtatgtcgacgacatgattgcaaagtctcacactgaagaagagcacttggttcacttgcagaagttgtttgagaggcttcgggaattcagactgaggttgaatccaaacaaatgcactttcggagtgcgatccggaaagttgttgggctttgttgttagtgggaaaggtattgaggtcgatcctgccaaaataaaagctatacaagagatgcctgagccgagaacagaaaaagaggttcgtggtttcttagggaggttgaactacattgctagattcatctctcatcttacggccacttgtgaaccaatattcaaattactaagaaaagatcagacggccaggtgtaataatgattgtcaaaaagcattcgaaaaagtgaaagagtatctgcaagAAGCTctgatactaatgcctccagttctaggaaggcctttgattatgtacctcacagttcttgaaaattcaatgggatgtgtgctgggtcaacatgacaagtctggccgaaaagagcatgcaatatactaccttagcaaaaagtttaccgactgtgaatcccaatactcactgctcgagaaaacttgctgtgctttggtgtgggctgctcgccggctgaggcagtatatgttggttcacaccaccttattgatttccaagatggatcctatcaaatacatctttgagaagcccgctctttccggaagagtagctaGGTGGCAgatgattttgactgaatatgatatccagtatactacccagaaagccatcaaaggtagtgtgttggcagattatCTGGCGCAACAGccggtcgaagattatgaaccgatgaagtttgaatttcccGATGAGGATGTCCTGTATATCAGAGATTGTAATATTcctggaccagaggaaggacccgaaccaggatcacgatggacgctcgtgttcgatggtgcctctaatgcactcgggaatggtgtaggggctgtaattacttctccatcaggttttcatattccgtttacagctagaatctgttttgattgcactaataacatggctgagtgtgaagcttgcatctatggcatcgaagctgcgatcgatttgcgtatcaagtatttgaaagtttatggggattccaatcttgtcattagccagattaATGGAGATTGGGAGACTCgtcatcagaatctgattccatacagagagcatgtgatgagacttattccatactttgatgagatcacatttgagcatatttctagagaagagaacaatcttgctgatgctctcgctactttggcttccatgttcaaagtgaaatgggccaatgaagcgcctaacattaccatcaacaggttggatgaacctgcattttgctttgaggctgatgttgaattAGACGGAAATCCATGGTATCATGAtgtcaaaaagttcctcgaaactcaagagtatccttccgaagcgtcggtgactgataagaagtttctgagatggtttgcagctaagttctacctcaacggtggggtattgtacaagaggcatcatgacggtgtgttgctccgatgtgttgttaaggaagaagcttcgaaaatcatagaggaaatgcacgaaggcgagtttggtacccattctagtgggcatacaatggctaagaagatcttgagggctggttactattggtccactatggaaactgattgccataatcatgtcagaatttgtcacaagtgccaaatctatgctgacaaagtgcacgtgccgcctgtgcctttgaatgtcttgacttctccgtggccttttgcaatgtggggcattgatatgattggagagatcAAGCCTACTACTTCTAATGGACATcacttcattttggttgccattgattacttcaccaagtgggttgaagccgcgtcttatgcgaatgttaccaagcaagtgattactcgttttatcaagcacaatataatctgtcgttatgggattcctgagaagatcatcactgataatggatcgaatctcaataacaagatgatgaaggagctttgtgagtccttcaagatcaagcatcacaattcttctccgtatcgtccaaagatgaatgacgctgttgaagcggccaacaagaacattaagaagattgtgcagaagatggtagtgacctaccgagattggcacgagatgttaccttttgctttgtatggttatcgtacctctgtgcgtacatcgactagggcaactcctttctcgcttgtttatggtatggaagcggtacTGTCtattgaagttgagattccttccctgaggattatgaaagacgtcgagcttgacgagtcagaatgggtacagaatcggatggatcaattgaacctcattgatgagaaacGCTTAGCGGCTATTGGCCATGGTCAGgtataccaaaagaagatgagaaaagcttttgacaagcgggtgcgaccccaaagctatgAACCAGGGGATCTGgtgctcaaaagaatcattcttcctcaaggtgatcctcgaggcaagtggactccgacgtatgaaggcccctttgttgtgcagaaagtgttctctggcggtgccatgatgcttgcaacgatggatggtgagaactttccgcaccctgtgaatgcagatgtagtcaaaaaatacttcgcatagacctgaaaaaaaaaagaaaaaagaagaaaaaagaaaaaaagaagaaaaaagaaaaaaaagaagaaaaagaaaagaaaatgaatcaggcaaaagaatggaaaagaaacaaaatataccagctaagttgaaaacccgaaagggcagcttaggcaaaaagggacaaaagcgaatgactacatcctgcatgccaccttggcaatcactcttcatacatgcttagggctcccgaccgagggataagcaagactccgtgttcttgagttcgcatcattggcagctcaaatccctaaagcattcacaaactccagtcactatgtttagggctcccgaccgagggataagcaaggctccgtgttcttgagtttgcacctggcagctcaaatccctaaagcattcacaacatTCCAATCACTTTGTTTCGGGCTCCCGAccaagggataagcaagactccgtgttcttgagtttgagcctggcaactcaaatccctaaaggctcTCACAAACCCCGTCGGATCCACAAGTTCGGTGACGTTATcagatcgggcagtgatcaatcctaatgagtacggtcttccaaagcaaggagatgagaacgtcgaggttataaaagtgatagcgggatcgaaaccaatggatatccgtttcacattgccatttctcttgtatgcaataaatgtgtggttacctcttactaggaactacttctgagatgtgttcgctcttttacgagcattctattcgcaattaataaaaacctttttACCTCAAAAGCcattttcttttactgttttgtttgcataaaacgtcctgagtttgtgttaaactttgcatatgaaaactgcattgcatttacaatacatgattagaaatgataaaacctTTGAATTTACTTCGAAGTTTTGTGTAGCTAGGATGGCAGGCCAAgatgccatgctatatcctggggcattttcatttgtttgtctcgcaggtacgtccttgcaagcgcttcgcaTCAGCATATTGACGGACCTAGCTATGAGAATGTCCACTCCCCAACCGAGTGCATCCTAATGAGAGATTcgcattccccagctgagtatatctggatgagactttctttgttccaagattctcatatccttatcaaagcacatctcaatgcattCTCTATGCTCCAAAAGCCTCATTCCCCCGGcagaatgtcttctccccagttgagtcatgattggatggtatctaattccccagcaagctcttaatgaggttccttgactgagttcctcattctccccagtagagcatttctctccccaatagattgacctgttttccccaggagagtcatcttattccccagtggagtcgcctAAACGAAAGGTTCTtttgctaagttccttatccccagcggatttctcATATCCTTAGCAAATCGCTGTGCAGAAGTATCTATCTTCCCCCACTGAACttctttcctcagcaaagattcacatgcatcctcagcaggatctgttctcatctaggatttccccagcggaatgcgtcctatacaagcaagttggtcactccctaCCAGAGTTGTCTCCATAACTTGTCTTTATCTTCACATCCCCAGGGTGTCGAGattttgcttctccaatgaagttgcccgggtatccccaagcaggatttattccccaaacagagctctcgtccagatttgatcatctccaacagatttctgatccatctctgtcagctcgcagtttgtgacttctagtcactcatcttgtcctccccgcagagttccgtactctctctccaggacttcttcagcaattcagtgctcttccgttgtctccctaagcaacgttcgaatcatgcatcattcacattgcattctctaagcgtgtagcgCCTTCCTTCTCGGGagcgttattccatacacattcatacatgcatcatgcataaatcatatcatatctgtctctttttgcaggaaagttatccagattcaaatactccccagagagcaatattcgcctagtcattacaggcgcttatcctgatattttgaatcagaagaggattgttcttcttattttctgacgcaactcagatcagttcaaagacattcctattcccgatgcccccagatcggtggaagatatttgttcctatcctgatatccagctcagttgaaggaaccgcctccggatctctatagatcttctgaaggagcaagccctctgatacatcaaatcagttggaaatatctactccctgacgatttagttcgttca
Encoded proteins:
- the LOC131658663 gene encoding uncharacterized protein LOC131658663, whose amino-acid sequence is MDTPIDTVKEAKRYTHTYSFFRDPLTALEGLSSLMTAFCLKSFTDNYGNILTLLETVVDTPALQTLMQFYDPEMRCFTFQDYQLAPTLEEYSIILNLKVKNEVPFIDIPKEVNFKLIAVALYLSIKEVSDNWKSNGGVSGFSLKFLVRKAKEEFEKKNWNAYNALLAVAIYGIVMFPSVPNFVDSAAVHIFMGKNPIPTLLADTYYAVHSRYEKSGGAITCCLQLLFIWFLSLLPSKGPFVKTRDTLKWTHRIMSLTSYDIQWQRYRINVSEVIVGCGEFDNVPLIGNRGCINYNPVVSLRQLGYTLKDKPADHLIAETIYFEKGSDPEKLERIIVAWKKIRKHYGAHLGKKESLALTPYVKWIEKRVGSLLVPYDRVAPLQKQPPLILSEFLPTELYKNALATNYRLHEREQETNLKFFEERDAKMRLMHQLKQVEGASSSQASTRRRPYELLEEDLYHKQQECLQLQRSESSLKRQKRDSDKQLAEEKAKTARLEEELRRLRAQRRGDGGAHSVTRRS